ACGCGATGGTCAGCGGCGCCCTGGTCGGCGAGGTCGTGCGCCGTGCCACGGGCCGCACGCTCCAGGAGGTCTACCAGGAGCGGATCCGCGCCCCGTACGCCCTGGACTTCCACCTGGGCCTGCCCGCGCCCCAGGAGCCCCGCTTCCGCACCACCCAGCCGATGGCGCCGACGCCGGACCAGCAGGCCCTCCTCGACGCCACGCCCACGGGTCCGCACACGCTCGCCTCGATCGCCTACAACCGCAACGCGTCGGAGCCGACCGACCTCGCCTCGCTGCCCAACATGCCATTGATCCGCGCCAAGGGACCGGCGTCGGTGGGCGGGGTGGCGTCCGCGCGGGGCCTGGCCGGGACGTACGCGGCGGCGATCAGCGAGGTGGACCAACGGGCCCCGCTGCTGAAGCCGGACACGGTGGCGGAGTTCGGCCAGTTCCACTCGGTCGGCTACGACCTGGTGGCACGTGCCCACAGGTCGTTCGGACTCGGCTTCCAGATCACGGCTGACGTGGCGCACCCGTTCCTCGGCGCCGGGACGATCGGGCACAGCGGCGCGAGCGGCTCACAGGCCTTCGCGGACCCGTGGAGCGGCCTCGCGTACGGCTACACGCGCCGCCGTTTCGCCTTCCCGGGCGGCGCAGCCCCGGAGAACGACCGCCTGGCGCTGGCGATCCACAGGGCGGCGCTCGCCCTCTGACGCCCGGGCGCGGACGAAGGCCGCACCCCACGTCCAAGGGTGCGGCCTCCGCGTACGCAACGACGGCGGTCAGGCCAGCGTCACGGTGATGTTCCCGCGGGTCGCCTTCGCGTAGGGACACACGTCATGGGCCCTCTCGACGAGCGACCGCGCGGTGCCCCGGTCCACCGTGGGAATGCCGGCGGAGATCTCCACGATGATCCCGAGCCCGTCCCCGTTCTTCCCGAGGCCGACCTTCGCGATAGGGGTCTCCCCTGCTCGAACGAAGTTGAGAGCTTGGGGAAGGTCGACCCGGTGAGGTCGGCCCTCTCCTGGCGGGCGACGACGCCGAGAGCGCCCTGGAAGCAGGCGCTGTAGCCGGCGGCGAACAGCTGCTCCGGGTTGGTCCCGGCGCCACTGCCGCCCAGCTCCTTCGGCGGGTTGACGACGACGTCGAGCTTGCCGTCGTCGGTGGCGACCCGACCGTCGCGCCCGCCCTCGGCGGTGGCGACGGCGGTGCACAGGACGTCGGACCGCTGGATGGGCATGCGGTGGTGTTCCTTCTGTCGTCCGCCGCGGCTCGCGCCCGGGCCGAGCGGATTCGGAAAAAACTTACCGCATGCCGGAAATCAGCAGAAGAGGTCAGAGCTTGACGATCATCTTCCCGGTGTTGTCGCCGCGCAGCACACCCAGGAACGCCTCCAGGTTGTTCTCGATGCCCTCGACGACGGTCTCCCGGTACTTCAGCTCACCGGAGGCGACCCAGGGGGCGACCTCCCGGACGAACTCCGGCTGAAGGTCGTAGTGGTCCCCGACCAGGAAGCCCTCGATACGGCCGCGGGTCTGGATCAGGCGGGCGAGGTTCCTCGGACCCGGGGCGGGCTCGGTGTTGTTGTAGACGGAGATCATCCCGCAGACGGCGATCCGCCCGCCCTCGTTGAGGGACCCGATGGCGGCCTCCAGGTGATCACCGCCGACATTGTCGAAGTACACGTCGACGCCGTCAGGAGCGGCAGCGCGCAGCTGCTTGCTCACGGGACCGTCCTTGTAGTTGAAGGCGGCGTCGAAGCCGTACTCGTCGACGAGCAGCTTCACCTTCTCCGCCGACCCGGCGGACCCGATGACCCGCGAGGCACCCTTCAGCCGGGCGATCTGCCCGACCTGGCCGCCCACGGCACCGGCGGCACCGGAAACGAAGACGGTGTCGCCCTCCTTGAAGGCGGCGGTGCGCAGCAGCCCCGCGTAGGCGGTCAGGCCGGTCATGCCCAGCACACCGAGGTACGTCGACAGCGGCGCGGCGTCCGGGTCCACCTTGACGGCGGTCTTCGCGGCCACGACGGCGTACTCGCGCCATCCGAGGAAGTGCAGCACGTGGTCGCCCACGGCCAGCCCCTCGGCGTTGGAGGCCACGACCTCGCCGACGGCACCGCCCTGCATGGCCTTGCCGAGCTCGAACGGGGCGATGTAGGACTTCGCGTCGCTCATCCGGCCACGCATGTACGGGTCCACGGAGAGGTACTTGTTCCGCACGAGGACCTGTCCCTCACCCGGCTGCGGAACCTCCGCCTCCACGAAGGCGAAGTCCTCGGGCTTCGGCCAGCCGACGGGGCGGCTGACCAGGTGCCACTCGCGGTTGACGGTGGGGAGGACGGGGGTGTCGGTCATGGTGCGCCTTTCCACGAGAATGTTTCAGTAACTGAAACAACCATGCTCCTGAAAATTTCAGGTTGTCAAATAACCGGGTACCCTCGATTCCATGGCCTCCACCACATCCGCCCCCCGGAACAGCCACCGCCCCGATCCGCTGACCCTTGAGGTCGTCGAGCTCATCGGGGAGGTCGTGGCGCGGTTCCATCAGGACTACGAGGAGGCGGCGGCGGAGCATGCGCTGACCGGGGCGCAGGCTCGGTTGCTGAGCCTGCTGTGCCTTGAGCCACTGCCGATGCGGAGGCTTGCCCAGCGGTTGAAGTGCGAGCCGTCCAATGTCACGGGGATCGTGGATCGACTGGAGGCGCGGGGGCTGGTGGAGCGGCGGCCGGATCCTGCGGACCGCCGGGTGAAGGTGGCTGCGGCGACGGATGAGGGACGGCGGGTGGCCCGGAGTCTGCGGGAGTCGTTGCGGTTCGCTCGCGAGCCGCTGGCCGGGCTTTCCGAGGGGGAGAGGGTGGCGCTGCGGGATGCGCTGCGGGGGATGCTGGAGTGAGGTCGCGCCGCCGCAGAAGGCCGGCCCGGCAGTTTCCTGAAGGATGGATTCCTGCCGTGTGACCACTTCTCAGCTCTGGCGATAAGGGCGGCCAGGATTACAGCAATGTCGACCTGTCGGCCCACGCCGACGCCTACCAGAACCCTGTCCACCGTCGGTCTGGCGTGGACGCTGCAGACGCAGGACCTGCTC
This region of Streptomyces caelestis genomic DNA includes:
- a CDS encoding serine hydrolase domain-containing protein, coding for MTQEIHGTIADGFEGVREEFAAFVAGERADYEGQLCAYVHGRKVVDLWAGTDADALYGVFSSTKGAAYLVVALLVQDGTLELDRKVTYYWPEFGAEGKGALTLRDLLAHRAGVVGTDSGFTLAELADDRQLAERLADQRPFWRPGTAFGYHAMVSGALVGEVVRRATGRTLQEVYQERIRAPYALDFHLGLPAPQEPRFRTTQPMAPTPDQQALLDATPTGPHTLASIAYNRNASEPTDLASLPNMPLIRAKGPASVGGVASARGLAGTYAAAISEVDQRAPLLKPDTVAEFGQFHSVGYDLVARAHRSFGLGFQITADVAHPFLGAGTIGHSGASGSQAFADPWSGLAYGYTRRRFAFPGGAAPENDRLALAIHRAALAL
- a CDS encoding NADP-dependent oxidoreductase; its protein translation is MTDTPVLPTVNREWHLVSRPVGWPKPEDFAFVEAEVPQPGEGQVLVRNKYLSVDPYMRGRMSDAKSYIAPFELGKAMQGGAVGEVVASNAEGLAVGDHVLHFLGWREYAVVAAKTAVKVDPDAAPLSTYLGVLGMTGLTAYAGLLRTAAFKEGDTVFVSGAAGAVGGQVGQIARLKGASRVIGSAGSAEKVKLLVDEYGFDAAFNYKDGPVSKQLRAAAPDGVDVYFDNVGGDHLEAAIGSLNEGGRIAVCGMISVYNNTEPAPGPRNLARLIQTRGRIEGFLVGDHYDLQPEFVREVAPWVASGELKYRETVVEGIENNLEAFLGVLRGDNTGKMIVKL
- a CDS encoding MarR family winged helix-turn-helix transcriptional regulator yields the protein MASTTSAPRNSHRPDPLTLEVVELIGEVVARFHQDYEEAAAEHALTGAQARLLSLLCLEPLPMRRLAQRLKCEPSNVTGIVDRLEARGLVERRPDPADRRVKVAAATDEGRRVARSLRESLRFAREPLAGLSEGERVALRDALRGMLE